TCTGACGACTGGCGCGAATGTGCTGACCGGTGTGGACGTCGTCATCGAGGGTCTCGCGTCCGTGATCGAGGGGCGCTCGGAACGGGAGCAGGCTGTCGCCGACTTCGAGCGGAAGTACGGTGCGCATCTGACCAGCCCCGAGGGCACCTGGTATGGGTTGGGTGAGGCGGTCGTCGCCGGCGATGTCAGGTTGTATCGGGTAGCGCCGACCGTTGGATTCGCTTTCGGCAAGCTGCCGACGGCGAGCCAGACTCGCTACAGGTGGTCGAGCCAGTGACGGTGATGCCTTCGCTGCAGCAGCAGGTTCAAAGCGTCCTCGACGAGCTCGTCGAGGACGGAGCCGAGACCGGCTTGCAGGTTGCCGTTCTCCATCGCGGTGCTCTCGTCGTGGACGCTGTCGCCGGGGTCGCCGACGCAGAGACCGGGCGCGGGGTGACCCCGGAGACTCCCTTCTTCAGTTTCTCTGCGGGCAAGGTCATGACGTCGCTCATCGCTCACCTGCTCGTCGAGAACGGTGCTGTCGGATATGACATGCCGCTGGTCGAGTTGTGGCCGGAGTTCGGTGCTCACGGCAAGGCGGTCGCGACCTTTCGCCACGTGCTCACGCACTCGGTCGGCGTCCCTGCGATGCCTGATGGGATCGGCCCTGATGATCTGACGGACTGGTCGCGGGTCTGCGCGGCGATCGCCGGTGCCGAGCCCCGGTGGCGGCCGGGGACCGAGACGGGGTACCACTCGTTCACCTATGGCTTCCTGGTGGGTGAAATCGCACGCCGGGCCACGGGGAAACCGATGCGGCAGCTCTTGCGCGA
The sequence above is a segment of the Actinomadura coerulea genome. Coding sequences within it:
- a CDS encoding serine hydrolase, which translates into the protein MVEPVTVMPSLQQQVQSVLDELVEDGAETGLQVAVLHRGALVVDAVAGVADAETGRGVTPETPFFSFSAGKVMTSLIAHLLVENGAVGYDMPLVELWPEFGAHGKAVATFRHVLTHSVGVPAMPDGIGPDDLTDWSRVCAAIAGAEPRWRPGTETGYHSFTYGFLVGEIARRATGKPMRQLLREWVAAPLGLDGELFFGVPRTELARLARLEDAAPVTVVPPGGDAVLAPWELRPVAAMGNGHEFLQADVPSVGTFTARGVAAMNAAVLDGRLIDSRRLEELAAVAFEGTDQVFGNPVRLGLGYPLGRIGSEPDETPTTFGWVGGGGSCVYADVATGTSFAMTKTRLTPHFDTARRLADLTAAEFSS
- a CDS encoding pyridoxamine 5'-phosphate oxidase family protein; translation: MSASEPDVELGPFSSPGAQATPWASALAVVGEAEVFWLSTVRPDGRPHVTPLLAFWSLGGMCFTTGAQERKARNLEHNQHCVLTTGANVLTGVDVVIEGLASVIEGRSEREQAVADFERKYGAHLTSPEGTWYGLGEAVVAGDVRLYRVAPTVGFAFGKLPTASQTRYRWSSQ